In Pectobacterium brasiliense, the genomic stretch ATCCATTCAGTCACCTTCAGCTATGACGGAAACAGTAGCAGAAAAGCGGCAAACATCTCCACACCTCTAAAGGGGTGATCGGGTCAAGCGTTCACTTATCTGCGATCGAATCAGCGATGCCAATACGATCACGCTTTGCTCACAGCGCTCGTCCCATTCATAGGAGGCGTTGAAGCGGAAGTAACGATCGTATTTGTCGCCAGTCGTGAACATTTTCCCCGGCGCAATACTGACGCCTCGTTCCAGCGCGCGGCGATATAGCTCCGTGCTGCTGATACCTTCAGGCAATTCCAGCCAGAGAAAATAACCACCTTGCGAATGATTAATGGGTACGTCGCCCGGGAAGTGTCGGCGTAGCGACTGTAACGCCGCGTGTTTACGTTGTTCCAGCGCTCGTCGCAGGCGGCGCAGATGGCTGTCATAGCTGCTGGTCGCCAGATAATCCGCAATCGCCAGCTGCATGGGTGCACTGGTCGATAAGGTACTCATCAGCTGTAAACGCTGAATGCTGCCCGCATAGCTCCCTGCCGCTACCCAGCCGATGCGGAACCCCGCCACCAGATTTTTAGAAAACGAAGAGCAGTGCAGAATCGTCCCTTTTTTATCCAACGCTTTTGCGGGCAACGGACGTTGCAGGCCGGTATAAAGCTCGCTGTAGACGTCATCCTCTACCAGCCCGACGCCGTGTTTTTCCAGCATCGCCACCAGCCGCTGTTTCTTTTCCCAGGACAGCGTGCAGCCGAGCGGGTTATGAAAATTGGTCATCAGCCAGCAGGCTTTAATTGGATAGTCGTTTAGCGCCTGCTGCAATGCATCAAGATCGATGCCCTGCTGCGGATCGGTTGCAATCGCAATCGCTTTGAGTTTAAGGCGTTCGATCGCCTGTAGCGCGCCGTAAAAAGCGGGAGATTCGATCACCACATAATCGCCCGGCTCCGTCAGCGCCTGAAGGCTGAGATTAAGGGACTCCATCGCGCCCGCCGTAATCACAATCTCATCGGGCGAGACGGCAATCCCCTGCAACGCGTAGCGCTGGGCGATGTTCTTCCTCAGGCTTTCATTACCCGGCGGCAAGTTATCCAGCGCGCTGTGTGGCTGCATATGACGCGCCACCGATGCCAACGAGCGCGTCAACTGGCGCTGTGGGAAGAGCTGTGGATCGGGAAACGCCGATCCGAACGGCATGACAGCCGGATCTTTGCTGGCCTGAAGCACGTCAAAAATGAACGCATTGACGTCTACGTCTTCGGTCAGTTGCACGCGCTCCTGCCCTACGGGCGAATGCAGGCTGTCTGCTGGTAGCACAGACAGCTTTGGTGCCGCGTAATAACCCGACTGTGGACGCGACACAATCAGCCCCTGACTTTCCAGCAGCTGATAAGCGTGCAGCACGGTCATCAGGCTCATACCCGAATGCAGTGATTTTTCCCGCAGCGAGGGCAATTTGTCGCCCGGCTGCCAGATCCCTTCCTGAAGCTGCTCACGGATCTGGTGAGCGAGCTGTTCAAACTTTGCCATAGCGCTGCGGTTTCGGTGGATGAGTCTGTCATTATTTTTAGCTCGATCACCACCGACAGGTCATGATCGAGAAGGATGCTTTATCGCGAACAACACGTTGTTCCAGGATTATTTCGCCGCGTAGCGTTGTACAAAATCCAGCAGAATCTTGCGCGCCCAGACGGGTTCCTGCGAAATATCCATCATCCTATCGACATCCCAACCGCCCTGTCGTAGCGCCGCTTCATTATGACGCAGGCACGTCAGCATGATGTCCGCGCTGAATTCCGGGTGAAATTGCACGGTCAGGACTTTATCGCTGTAGCGGATAATCTGGCAGCCATCCATCTCGGAACTCGCCAGCACCTGCGCACCAGCAGGTGGTTCCAGCACGGATTGCTGATGGGTCAGATAAGCACCAAACTGCTGCGGATAATCACGCAGTAAGGTGTCTTGCGCCGCGGCTTCATGGGTTGTCACAACCTGAACGCCCACTTCCTTGCCGTTCGGGTTATCCCCCACTTTACCGCCCAGCACATCGGCGAGCAGTTGGTGCCCATAACACACGCCCAGCAACGGAACATCCGCGTAATACGCTTCACGCAGCCAGCCTGCGGTGTATTCGCTCCAGTCCAGTCGATCGGTGACCATTGACCACGAGCCGGAAATCACCACCGCCGCCAGCGTATCAAACGACGGCAGTCGCTCCCCGAGATCGGGACGAACCACCTGCACCGGCTGCGTTTTGCCCTGCACCGCATCAGTAAACCACTTCCCCTGTTGCCCAACCTGAGACGCAATGCCTTCCGGCGGTTGGCCCAACTGAATCACCAGCAATACCCTTTCGCTCATCGTCCTGTTCTGCCCGTATTTGAAAAGCCATCAACCTGAGAAATCATCGGTCTGAAAAACCAATAAGCATGCTGTGCGCACTGCTTATAACGAACGTAGCACTATGACTCCATGAAAACCAGCCGCCATGAAAATCTGCGCATGGGGAAAAAAACCCTGCGCATTATTTTATCATCGTGAAATGGGGCTGCTTGAGGGCAGAAAGAGTCTGCTAACTGGAAGGCTGTTGATGGTAGGCTAGCGAGAAAACATCGTAGAAATCAACGTCACCTTTCGTACGTCGAATTTTCTCTATCCCTGCTTTCACGGCTGATGGCACCTGCTCGTTGCGTAGCAGCTTATCCTGCGTGTCCTGTGATACGTGGCGGACCGTAAACCACTCGCCGTTATAGCAAACACGGAGATCCAGCGTATCAATGTCTTCAAAGCGATAGGTCGGGTTGATATCTACCGAGAGCGCCAGCGTCATCACCAGCAGGAAAACCGTGAAGCCGATCAGATACGGTAAACCAAAATAAGGGGCATAAAAGAGGATGATCGCGACCGGCACGTAGCTCACCAGCATCGCGGCAAACAGATAGGGATGTGACTGCATGAATTTGCGGCTAAAACGTATTTTATTGTCGCGTTTTTCTTCCCGATTAATACGTTCGATCTCTTCGGTCAGAAGGCGTTTTACTTCATCCATCGTCATCACCATCGTGCTTGAGGAATACAACACTGCTGGCATCGATTAGAACATAGCCCCATGAGAGATAACAGATACAGTTTTCGACAGATTAACTATAACAGTTTGCCGAATGCCGGGATGGATTACCCCGGCAACTTCGGTGACAGAATGGCGGAGATTATGGAATGGCGGGCATCGTGAGATCGGGATCGATCAGATTGTAGATGTGATTGCCAAACACGGGTTGTTGCAACAGTTGATCAACCGCCAGCGCGACATCCCAACGGGACACCAACCCCAGCGTAGCAGCACCCTGCGTCAGTTTTGCATTGTGCGTCGCAACCACGTCCAGCAGACCGCCGGGACGAACAATACAGTGATCCAACGTACTGCTTTGCAACCAGCTTTCTGCCAGCGATTTCTCACGCACCGCGAAGCCAAACGCCGCTCTGGCGCGTGGCGACAACAGCGGCCAGCTATCGCCGCAGCCCAGTGATGTCACCAACAACATACGCTTAAGACCTGCCTGTTCGGCACCATCGATCACCGTGCGGTGACCCTGATAATTTACCGTGCCGCCGCCCATTGTCGATACCACAATGGCAGAAGGCCCCGCCACACGACAGGCTTCCGCGACCGTTTCCAGCTCGCAAGCATCGCCTTCTACTACCGTCATTCCCTGCTCACGCCAGTGTTTGGCCTGTTCAGGATTACGTAATACGAGTACGACTGCCTGCTCGCACTCAATAGCGCGCTGTAATAAACAGGCGCCGACCCCATTGCCTGCGCCGAAAAGTAACCACGTCATACCTGCTCCGGTTGTAATTCACTCGCCAGCGCACGGAACGCTTCAACCTGAGCGCTCAGCAACTGGCGGTGGCTGTCTCGTCCAAGGAAAATTTTAAACATCGCCGCACCGCTGGCATTAAAGAACACCACGGACGCCGTGTCCATCCCCATGAATTTACGTTCAATAAACGCAATGTGCTGACAGCTCGTTGCACGGATATGTCCGCTCAGGCCATTTTTACCGCGCAGGTTAAAGTAACCGTGGCGATGCGTACCGGTTGGCAGCTCGCTCTTGAATTCCAGAATCGCGTCCGCCGTGTGGCTGATTAGCGTCACTTCACCCCAGGTCGCAATCGTGTCCCAGACGCGATCGAAACGATCGCCCGCCGCCAGCGTACGCTGCGCCGCAGGCAAGGCCTCAACGACAGCAAACAGCGAGGTATTATATTTTCCGGCAATCTCTTCCAGTGTGCCATCAGGGTTGGTTGCCAGTAATTCATTCAGTGTCATCGTCATGGTTGCGTCTCCGGTTAGTGCGCATGCTCTTCGGCATTAAGCTGGGGGATAATTTGTTGTAATGCCTGCATCAGGTTATTCGCCCAGAAGCGGCCATCGTTGGTCAGACGCAGGCAGGTGGAATCGTCACAGGTCAGCCCGGCCTGATGCCACTGGCTAAGCAACGGCTGAAGTTCACGGGCATGGCGAGTCAACTGAGGCAGCTTGATACGACCGACCTCAATACCCGCCTGAAGCTGATGCTGCCACGGCCCGGTCGGACTGGCTGGCGTCATCATCATGATCGGTTTTTGCCCCTGATCGATCTGCTGGTAGTAGCGCTCCAGGCTGCGTTCCATCATGTAGGCTTGCCCGTTTATATTGCCGCCCGCACCGCTGCCCATTGCCAGACAGTCCGCGCCTTGTTTAATCAGCAGGTTATACAGGTTGCGTTCACGCGTGGTGCGCGCCCAGTGGCTGTTGCTAAGCTGGTGCCAGCCAGCATCGGCCAAAAACGCCGCACCAGTTCGGTAAAAATCACGACGGGCCACCACATCAGGCAGCGCCACACGCTGGTTTTCGGCCGCCTTCGCCAGCGGCGTGGTTGGTAACAGATTCAGCGCATACAGATCGACGCCGTCTAACGCTAAATCGCTGACGATGGCCAGATCTTCGTGCCAGATTTCCGGCGTTTGCTCCGGTAGACCGAACATCAGATCGCACACCACAGCGGCTCGATCTCGCTCGCACAGACGCTCAAGGAAGCGAATTGACTGCTGCTTATCCGACGTACGCGCCATACGCTGACGAATACGGGTATCGAACGTCTGAATTCCGATGGAGAAGCGGTTCGCTCCGGCATCCAGACAGGCATCGATCCGCTCATCGTCAAAATCCATCGCCCGCCCTTCTACTGTGATTTCACAGTCCGGTGCCAGCGGCAGAGAAGTACGGATCGCGCGAATAATCTGCGACAGCTCATCGGCCGCCAGCGCCGTTGGCGTCCCTCCACCAAAGTACACCGCATGAATCGGTGCAGACTGATGCAGCGGGCTATCCGCCTCCATCGCCAATTCCTGTAATAAATAGCGGGTATAGGTCGCCGTGCTGTCATCACGCAGCTTGTTTTGATAAAAACCGCAGAACGTGCAATGCGTGGCGCAGAAAGGAATGTGCAGGTAGAGCAGGCGTTTACGCGCAGGCACTGTCTGTTGCTTCAACGTCTGCCAACCGGCAGGAATCTGTTCTGGTGAAAGCGGCACATGGTTGCGCCATGGCATAGCCATACGTCGGGCGCCAAAAGGCTGCTCACCGGGCTCGGCATAATACGGCGTCAAATCGATGTTCATTAACGGCCCCCAAATAATCAATAAAATAAATTAAATGATAATTATTTTTATTTGGCAACCAGCCCAACAAGCAGAAAGGAAGAGGATTATTCTTTTCGCGTCATTTTCTCTTTAAATTAACCGATTTGCTTATTTTGGTTAAAATTGCAGATATAAATAAATACGGTTATTTCTCATGATTTTCATAGCATTAATCCACTGCACTCACTTTAAATGTTAAATAAATGAAAACAAAAATCACTACATTAAAATTCGTTAATTTAACAACCAATAAAATATTGCAAGTCCTTATTTAATAATAAATGAGATTGCAGTCACATTTTTTAATATCCATTCAAATTTAATTATCGCCGCCCTCCCTCAAATGATAATGTTAATGATAATCATTAACTTTTCAGAGAAAAAGCCATGAATAAAAAGGCCACACACTGGGCTCTCTTTATGCTGCCTGCTATTTATAGCGGCGCAATTAATGCAGCGCCAAACGATTCATCGACAAATCATTCGACCACAAACAGCGATGAAATAACCGTTATTAGTGCAGGGAGAACGGAACAGAATTTATGGGAAAGCCCGGTCACGATGCAGGTTATCGATAATGAAAAGCTGAATAAATATACGGGTGATTCTATTGCCGAAGCGCTGCGTGATATTCCCGGCGTCGATATTACCGATACCGCATTAGCCGGGCGGAAACAAATACGTATTCGCGGCGAAGAAGCCTCACGCGTATTAGTGTTAATTGACGGACAGGAAGTCACTTATCAACGCGCCGGACCCAATTACAGCCTCGGGTTATTAATCGATCCTTCTTATATTGAACGTATTGAAGTCGTGAAAGGCCCGCATTCGGTATTATATGGCTCGCAGGCTATCGGCGGCGTGATCAACTTTATTACCCGCAAAGGCGGAGACAAACCGTTGAGCGGCAAAATCAAAGCCGTTTATGACAGCGCGACCGCAGGCTGGCAGGAATCGGGTTTAGCCTACGGCTCCATCGATAATTTTGACTATCGCCTCAGCGGCAGCTATAGCGATCAGGGCAACCGCAGCACGCCGGATGGTCGTCTGCCGGATACTCATTTCCGCAACAGCGGACAGTCCGCCTGGCTCGGGTATCGTCTTGGCGATCATAAATTCGGCCTGTCGCTGGACAGCTTCAAGCTCAGCACGCAGACCTACACCGACTCGGATGAATACGACAGCTTCAGCGTGCGTATTCCTGAACTAGAAAGAAAGAAGGTCGGCCTGTTTTATGACTGGCAGATCGGCGGCGATGTGCTGAAAAACCTGCATCTGGATGCCTATCAGCAAAATATCAAACGCGAATTCCGTAACGATCTGTCGCAGAGCGGTAATCCGTTGCGCTATAACGGCATGGCGCTTTATCAAGGCAAAATGGCGATGAGTACAGGCACCGACGACAAGCAGACTAGTCGGGGATTGACCTTACAAGCGGATATCACGCCATTAGCCGGACACACGCTGATCGCTGGGGGACAATGGCTCTCCGATGTCGTGAAGCAAAATGCATTCTCCGATGTCCGGGTAACGGGATCGTTATCGCCGATGGGCACACCGTCTCTGTCGGTCAACCCAAGCTCAATATCCAATAACCACTGGCGGCAAAATAGCTGGGCGCTGTTCGCGCAGGATGAATGGAAAATAACACCGGACTGGACGTGGACACTGGGTGCGCGTCAATACTGGGTTGAATCACTCTCCTACGGTGGTCAGAAGACAGGCACCGTGAGAATGAACGGTATGGTGATGCCGAATAACAGTACGTCTGCCGCCGCGAAGGAAAGTGACAGTACACTCGTCACCGCCAGCAGCCTACGCTATTCCGGCTTTGACAATATCCAGCTGCGCGCCTCCTTCGCGCAAGGTTATGTCTACCCTACCCTGACGCATAAATTTTACGACACCGCGGCGGGTGGGAGCACCACTTACGGCAACGCCAATCTGAAAGCGGAAAAGTCGGATAACTATGAAGTCGGCATGCGTTATAAAAACGATAGCTGGCTGCTGGACAGCGCGATCTACCATTCACGCGCCAAAGACTACATCACCACGCTGAACTGCGCCGGTAACGCCGCCTGTTCCGGCAGCACGGACAGCAGCAGCCGCTACTACGCCAACGCCAACCGTGCGACTACGTACGGGATGGAAATGTATGCGGAATACCTCGGCTGGACGCTGTCTCCTTACGTTAACGGCAACATCATCCGCCGTGAGCTGGAATTGCCGACTCGCAGCACCTATCGCACGGGTGAACCCACCTTTACGGGCCGCGTCGGGGTCAAAAATATTATGCTGTTCGAACGTATGGAGTTGGAGTCGGATCTCTACCTCCGGGCAGCCTCACGAGCGAAGGATGAAACCGCAGATACCGCCGTCCAGCACAGCGGTTGGGCAACGGCTAATCTGGAATTTACCAGCACCTTCGGTAGCGAGAATCAATACCAGGTCACGCTGGCGCTGAATAACCTGCTGGATAAGCGCTATACCACCGCGCATGAAAGTATTCCCGCATCCGGCTTCAGCACCGCGATTGGCGCAGCGTTCTCATTCTAAGCATCATGATGATGAAGGCGATAATCGCGTTAATGCTCTTCGGGCTGTCTTCCTTCACCTGCGCGGCTGAGCCGCGCGTGGTGATTGCCGGTGGCTCGCTGGTGGAAATCGTTTATGCGCTTGGCGCAGGCGATACGGTGGTCGGCGTCGATCAGACCACTACCTATCCGCCACAAACAGCAACGCTGCCAAAGGTCAGCAACTGGCAACAGTTGACGAGCGAAGGCATTTTGTCACTGCACCCAACGCTGTTGATGACCTGGCAGGATGCCAACCCGCCGCAGGTACTTAATCAGCTTGAGCAGGCAGGTGTAACGGTGGCGCGTTTCACCCGCACGCCCAGCACGCCAGCGCAGTTGCTTAGCAATATTCGTCAGGCTGGCGCGTTGCTCAATCGCACGGAGGCTGCCGAGCAATTGGCGACCCGTCTCTCTCAGCAGTTGAGTGCGGTATCAGAGCGGCTGTCAACGCGGAAGGATCGCGTCAGCGTCGTGTTTTTGCTGAGTGTTGGCAGCAGTGCGGCGCAGGTCGCGGGGAAAAACACCGTGGTGGATAGCCTGATCGCGCTGGCAGGCGGAAAGAATATTGCCACACATAGTCAGTATCGTATTTACGGCGGCGAGGCGATGATTGCAGCCAATCCTGAGGTGGTTGTGGTGACGACGCAAAGTGTGGAAAACGGCGTGGAGGCGCTGGCGGCTGTACCCGGTTTAACGCAAACCGCAGCCTGGAAAAACCAGCGTATTATCGCGCTCGATCAGGCGATTTTACTGGGAATGGGGCCGCGCGTTGCCGAGGCTGTGGAAGCGCTGAATCGCGGATTTTATCCTGACTAAACGAATATATCCCCTAGATAATTCGAGTTGCAGGAAGGCGGCGACACAGTGAATCCTCAGGAGCTTACATCAGTAAGTGACTGAGGTGAGCGAGGAAAGCCAACGCACATGCAGCTTGAAGTATGACGGGGATTAACGGCCTCAATAATGAGGCCGTATCACACACTTACTGAATACCCTGACTACGCAGGTAATCTTCATAGTTGCCGGTGAAATCGATCACTTTATTTGGCGTTATTTCCAGAATACGGGTCGCCAACGAGCTGACAAATTCACGGTCATGGGAGACGAACAGCAGCGTCCCTTCATACATTTCCAGCGCCATATTCAGCGATTCAATGGATTCCATATCAAGGTGGTTGGTCGGTTCATCCATTACCAGAATATTCGGACGCTGCATCATCAGCTTACCGAACAGCATGCGGCCTTTTTCACCACCGGATAACACTTTCACTTTCTTCTTAATATCATCCTGGCTGAACAGTAAACGACCGAGTATGCTGCGCACGGCTTGCTCGTCGTCTTTTTCCTGTTTCCACTGGCTCATCCAGTCAAAAACAGTCAGCGTCTCATCGAATTCGTATTCGTGATCCTGCGCGTAGTAGCCAATTTTTGAGTTTTCAGACCATTTCACCGTACCGCTATCCGGTTCCAAATCACCGACCAGCGTTTTCAGTAATGTCGATTTACCGATACCGTTGGCACCCAGAATAGCGACTTTCTCACCCACTTCGACCATCAGGCCCAGCTTGCTAAACAGCGGGCCATTATCAAAACTTTTGCTCAACGCTTCAACTTCCAGCGCATTACGGAACAGTTTCTTATCCTGATCGAAACGGATAAACGGGTTTTGACGGCTGGACGCTTTCACTTCATCCAGCTGGATTTTATCGATCTGGCGTGCGCGCGATGTCGCCTGCTTGGATTTAGAGGCGTTGGCGCTAAAGCGGCTGACGAACGATTGCAGTTCGGAAATCTGCGCTTTCTTCTTGGCGTTATCGGCCAGTAAACGCTCACGAGCCTGCGTCGCGGCCGTCATGTACTCATCATAGTTGCCGGGATAAATACGCAGCTCGCCGTAGTCCAGGTCCGCCATATGCGTACAAACCATATTCAGGAAGTGACGGTCATGCGAGATGATGATCATGGTGCTGTTACGCTCGTTCAGCACCTGCTCCAGCCAGCGGATCGTATCGATATCCAGGTTGTTGGTCGGTTCGTCGAGCAGCAGGATATCGGGATCGGCAAACAGCGCCTGCGCCAACAAGACACGCAGTTTCCAGCCGGGAGCAATCTCACTCATCAAGCCATAGTGCTGCCCAACGGGAATTCCCACGCCCAGCAACAGTTCACCAGCACGAGATTCTGCGCTGTAGCCATCCATCTCACCATACTGCACTTCCAGATCGGCAACTTTGTAGCCGTCGGCTTCGCTCATTTCAGCCAATGAATAGATACGGTCGCGCTCTTCTTTTACCGCCCACAGCTCACCGTGGCCCATGATAACGGTATCCAGCACGCTGTATTTTTCAAAAGCGAACTGATCCTGACGCAGTTTACCCAGGCGTTCATTAGGATCGAGGAAGACGTTACCGCCGCTCGGCACCAGATCGCCGCCGAGAATCTTCATGAATGTAGATTTACCGCAGCCATTTGCGCCAATCAAACCGTAACGGTTGCCGCCACCAAATTTAACGGAAATGTTTTCAAACAACGGCTTGCTGCCGAACTGCATGGTGATATTGTTGGTACTTAACACAGCACTTATACTCGAGTCGGAATGTGATTTGGCGCGCATTATGCCACAAGCGCGCGATAGGATCGCGGTTAGTTTTGAGTAATATTTAAGCGATAGCGCATACAGGAGAGAAATGCGATGCCTATAGTACGTCGTTTCAAACAGGTCGACGTTTTCACCCAGCAGTCTTTCAAGGGCAATCCGCTTGCCGTCATTATGGAGGCGAAGGGATTAACCGATGCGCAAATGCAGGAGATCGCTCGCTGGACAAACCTGTCAGAAACCACGTTTGTCCTGCCAGCCACCGATCCTTTAGCGGATTACCATGTTCGTATTTTTACGCCAGAATCGGAAATGCCGTTTGCCGGACACCCTACGCTAGGCACCGCACATGCCCTGTTGGAAGAAGGGTTGCGCCCTAAATCCCCAGGTCAGTTAGTGCAACAGTGCGGCGTTGGCTTAGTGCCCATTAATATTAATGATGACGGCAGTCTGGCTTTCCACGCGCCGCAGGCCACCATGGTTCCGTTTGGTGATGAGCATGCGCCACTGCTGGAAAAAACACTGGGCATTACTGGTTTGGGTAGTGCTGCTATCGATAACCGCTACCCACCCACCGCGGTACACATGGGCATTCGCTGGCTTGTGATTCGCGTAGACAGCGCCGACACCTGTCTGAACATCACACCCGATGCAGACGCGCTCTCAGCCGTGCAAGACCTCAGCCAGACTAACGGCATCGCCATCTATGGCCCGCACGGTAATGCGACGCCAGCCGATTATGAAGTTCGTGCGCTCTACATTGAACGCGGTCATCTCAAAGAAGATCCGGTTACTGGTAGTGCCAACGCCTGTC encodes the following:
- a CDS encoding PLP-dependent aminotransferase family protein, producing MAKFEQLAHQIREQLQEGIWQPGDKLPSLREKSLHSGMSLMTVLHAYQLLESQGLIVSRPQSGYYAAPKLSVLPADSLHSPVGQERVQLTEDVDVNAFIFDVLQASKDPAVMPFGSAFPDPQLFPQRQLTRSLASVARHMQPHSALDNLPPGNESLRKNIAQRYALQGIAVSPDEIVITAGAMESLNLSLQALTEPGDYVVIESPAFYGALQAIERLKLKAIAIATDPQQGIDLDALQQALNDYPIKACWLMTNFHNPLGCTLSWEKKQRLVAMLEKHGVGLVEDDVYSELYTGLQRPLPAKALDKKGTILHCSSFSKNLVAGFRIGWVAAGSYAGSIQRLQLMSTLSTSAPMQLAIADYLATSSYDSHLRRLRRALEQRKHAALQSLRRHFPGDVPINHSQGGYFLWLELPEGISSTELYRRALERGVSIAPGKMFTTGDKYDRYFRFNASYEWDERCEQSVIVLASLIRSQISERLTRSPL
- a CDS encoding glutamine amidotransferase, with the translated sequence MSERVLLVIQLGQPPEGIASQVGQQGKWFTDAVQGKTQPVQVVRPDLGERLPSFDTLAAVVISGSWSMVTDRLDWSEYTAGWLREAYYADVPLLGVCYGHQLLADVLGGKVGDNPNGKEVGVQVVTTHEAAAQDTLLRDYPQQFGAYLTHQQSVLEPPAGAQVLASSEMDGCQIIRYSDKVLTVQFHPEFSADIMLTCLRHNEAALRQGGWDVDRMMDISQEPVWARKILLDFVQRYAAK
- a CDS encoding YlaC family protein; the encoded protein is MDEVKRLLTEEIERINREEKRDNKIRFSRKFMQSHPYLFAAMLVSYVPVAIILFYAPYFGLPYLIGFTVFLLVMTLALSVDINPTYRFEDIDTLDLRVCYNGEWFTVRHVSQDTQDKLLRNEQVPSAVKAGIEKIRRTKGDVDFYDVFSLAYHQQPSS
- a CDS encoding NAD(P)H-binding protein, with amino-acid sequence MTWLLFGAGNGVGACLLQRAIECEQAVVLVLRNPEQAKHWREQGMTVVEGDACELETVAEACRVAGPSAIVVSTMGGGTVNYQGHRTVIDGAEQAGLKRMLLVTSLGCGDSWPLLSPRARAAFGFAVREKSLAESWLQSSTLDHCIVRPGGLLDVVATHNAKLTQGAATLGLVSRWDVALAVDQLLQQPVFGNHIYNLIDPDLTMPAIP
- the hutX gene encoding heme utilization cystosolic carrier protein HutX, which codes for MTMTLNELLATNPDGTLEEIAGKYNTSLFAVVEALPAAQRTLAAGDRFDRVWDTIATWGEVTLISHTADAILEFKSELPTGTHRHGYFNLRGKNGLSGHIRATSCQHIAFIERKFMGMDTASVVFFNASGAAMFKIFLGRDSHRQLLSAQVEAFRALASELQPEQV
- the hutW gene encoding heme anaerobic degradation radical SAM methyltransferase ChuW/HutW, which translates into the protein MNIDLTPYYAEPGEQPFGARRMAMPWRNHVPLSPEQIPAGWQTLKQQTVPARKRLLYLHIPFCATHCTFCGFYQNKLRDDSTATYTRYLLQELAMEADSPLHQSAPIHAVYFGGGTPTALAADELSQIIRAIRTSLPLAPDCEITVEGRAMDFDDERIDACLDAGANRFSIGIQTFDTRIRQRMARTSDKQQSIRFLERLCERDRAAVVCDLMFGLPEQTPEIWHEDLAIVSDLALDGVDLYALNLLPTTPLAKAAENQRVALPDVVARRDFYRTGAAFLADAGWHQLSNSHWARTTRERNLYNLLIKQGADCLAMGSGAGGNINGQAYMMERSLERYYQQIDQGQKPIMMMTPASPTGPWQHQLQAGIEVGRIKLPQLTRHARELQPLLSQWHQAGLTCDDSTCLRLTNDGRFWANNLMQALQQIIPQLNAEEHAH
- a CDS encoding TonB-dependent receptor plug domain-containing protein, coding for MNKKATHWALFMLPAIYSGAINAAPNDSSTNHSTTNSDEITVISAGRTEQNLWESPVTMQVIDNEKLNKYTGDSIAEALRDIPGVDITDTALAGRKQIRIRGEEASRVLVLIDGQEVTYQRAGPNYSLGLLIDPSYIERIEVVKGPHSVLYGSQAIGGVINFITRKGGDKPLSGKIKAVYDSATAGWQESGLAYGSIDNFDYRLSGSYSDQGNRSTPDGRLPDTHFRNSGQSAWLGYRLGDHKFGLSLDSFKLSTQTYTDSDEYDSFSVRIPELERKKVGLFYDWQIGGDVLKNLHLDAYQQNIKREFRNDLSQSGNPLRYNGMALYQGKMAMSTGTDDKQTSRGLTLQADITPLAGHTLIAGGQWLSDVVKQNAFSDVRVTGSLSPMGTPSLSVNPSSISNNHWRQNSWALFAQDEWKITPDWTWTLGARQYWVESLSYGGQKTGTVRMNGMVMPNNSTSAAAKESDSTLVTASSLRYSGFDNIQLRASFAQGYVYPTLTHKFYDTAAGGSTTYGNANLKAEKSDNYEVGMRYKNDSWLLDSAIYHSRAKDYITTLNCAGNAACSGSTDSSSRYYANANRATTYGMEMYAEYLGWTLSPYVNGNIIRRELELPTRSTYRTGEPTFTGRVGVKNIMLFERMELESDLYLRAASRAKDETADTAVQHSGWATANLEFTSTFGSENQYQVTLALNNLLDKRYTTAHESIPASGFSTAIGAAFSF
- a CDS encoding heme/hemin ABC transporter substrate-binding protein, translating into MKAIIALMLFGLSSFTCAAEPRVVIAGGSLVEIVYALGAGDTVVGVDQTTTYPPQTATLPKVSNWQQLTSEGILSLHPTLLMTWQDANPPQVLNQLEQAGVTVARFTRTPSTPAQLLSNIRQAGALLNRTEAAEQLATRLSQQLSAVSERLSTRKDRVSVVFLLSVGSSAAQVAGKNTVVDSLIALAGGKNIATHSQYRIYGGEAMIAANPEVVVVTTQSVENGVEALAAVPGLTQTAAWKNQRIIALDQAILLGMGPRVAEAVEALNRGFYPD
- a CDS encoding ABC-F family ATPase — protein: MLSTNNITMQFGSKPLFENISVKFGGGNRYGLIGANGCGKSTFMKILGGDLVPSGGNVFLDPNERLGKLRQDQFAFEKYSVLDTVIMGHGELWAVKEERDRIYSLAEMSEADGYKVADLEVQYGEMDGYSAESRAGELLLGVGIPVGQHYGLMSEIAPGWKLRVLLAQALFADPDILLLDEPTNNLDIDTIRWLEQVLNERNSTMIIISHDRHFLNMVCTHMADLDYGELRIYPGNYDEYMTAATQARERLLADNAKKKAQISELQSFVSRFSANASKSKQATSRARQIDKIQLDEVKASSRQNPFIRFDQDKKLFRNALEVEALSKSFDNGPLFSKLGLMVEVGEKVAILGANGIGKSTLLKTLVGDLEPDSGTVKWSENSKIGYYAQDHEYEFDETLTVFDWMSQWKQEKDDEQAVRSILGRLLFSQDDIKKKVKVLSGGEKGRMLFGKLMMQRPNILVMDEPTNHLDMESIESLNMALEMYEGTLLFVSHDREFVSSLATRILEITPNKVIDFTGNYEDYLRSQGIQ
- a CDS encoding PhzF family phenazine biosynthesis protein — protein: MPIVRRFKQVDVFTQQSFKGNPLAVIMEAKGLTDAQMQEIARWTNLSETTFVLPATDPLADYHVRIFTPESEMPFAGHPTLGTAHALLEEGLRPKSPGQLVQQCGVGLVPININDDGSLAFHAPQATMVPFGDEHAPLLEKTLGITGLGSAAIDNRYPPTAVHMGIRWLVIRVDSADTCLNITPDADALSAVQDLSQTNGIAIYGPHGNATPADYEVRALYIERGHLKEDPVTGSANACLAALLRQQHSINNVTAPLSYLARQGTMLQRDGRITVTYLNDEPWIGGHSVTIVDGTLQR